A single Asterias rubens chromosome 13, eAstRub1.3, whole genome shotgun sequence DNA region contains:
- the LOC117298526 gene encoding tripartite motif-containing protein 3-like: MENKGTETYTGQEVNKGQLEGQGSSKKWSLKTEITRGVDPMKNLVGYCTEISVFSDGDIIIADNGRSVLVTLNAEGQLHEVKSAKNQPDTGDLTGVTVNKEDQILILENQTIKIFSRSGEFIREFTTSLMKTSYAIPTCITVDDGKGHIAVGDEVNGVIHLFDPDGAHIVSIIAKMIGDYLTVGSKQNFLYTDFHARKLLSIDDHGNALFTVNTVDEHNKPIQPCGVCCDSNGDIYISAQTGAKMDQGEIHHFDPEGKYKGRVISGLKNPFGIAFTPSGGLVVADGLSVKIFCYM; encoded by the coding sequence ATGGAGAACAAAGGCACAGAGACGTATACGGGTCAGGAGGTCAACAAAGGCCAACTGGAGGGTCAGGGGTCATCAAAGAAATGGAGTTTGAAGACGGAGATTACTCGAGGGGTTGATCCGATGAAGAACCTGGTCGGATATTGCACTGAGATATCCGTCTTCTCTGATGGTGACATCATCATTGCAGACAACGGTCGTAGCGTGTTGGTCACTCTAAACGCCGAGGGTCAACTTCATGAGGTCAAGTCGGCAAAAAACCAACCTGACACTGGTGACCTCACTGGAGTTACGGTCAACAAGGAAGACCAAATACTCATCCTGGAAAACCAAACGATCAAGATCTTCAGTCGGAGCGGCGAGTTCATACGCGAGTTTACGACTAGCCTGATGAAAACATCGTATGCTATCCCAACATGCATTACAGTTGATGATGGCAAAGGTCATATAGCTGTTGGAGACGAGGTCAATGGGGTGATACACCTCTTTGACCCTGACGGCGCACACATCGTAAGCATCATCGCTAAAATGATCGGGGACTACCTCACTGTCGGTAGCAAACAGAATTTTCTGTACACCGATTTCCATGCAAGGAAACTACTGTCTATTGACGATCACGGTAATGCGTTATTCACTGTGAATACAGTGGATGAACACAATAAGCCAATCCAGCCGTGTGGTGTGTGCTGCGACAGCAACGGAGACATCTACATCTCCGCACAGACCGGCGCCAAGATGGACCAAGGCGAGATTCACCACTTTGACCCCGAGGGGAAGTACAAAGGTCGGGTCATCAGCGGACTGAAAAACCCTTTTGGAATTGCTTTCACACCTTCTGGTGGCCTCGTGGTGGCTGATGGTCTCTCAgtgaaaatattttgctataTGTGA